A section of the Engraulis encrasicolus isolate BLACKSEA-1 chromosome 8, IST_EnEncr_1.0, whole genome shotgun sequence genome encodes:
- the diabloa gene encoding diablo, IAP-binding mitochondrial protein a produces MQAARQCCSCLTTTGGLLQSRTNFLLNSSKMASLRRGLSYINFLRSTVCALGNNKLTHRQFLRLPETVRTNIVPFSVGSGLCSVPFTQQAEQLSHESLIRRASNLVLDSANTYLSQTTLALVDSLTQYAKALHTLIALQRRYLASIGKLTPAEEDSIWQVIIGQRVEVGDRLEACNRFESNWLNAVNICELAAETAHSSGAEHASVAAKTQVQMAQFQVEEVRRLVKEAERKLAETKAEEIQRMAEYASSSHDINVEDIPEAYLRED; encoded by the exons ATGCAGGCTGCAAGGCAATGCTGTTCTTGTCTCACCACCACCGGCGGACTCCTTCAAAGTCGGACCAACTTCCTTTTGAACTCCAGTAAAATGGCTTCGTTGAGGAGAGGACTGTCCTACATCAACTTCCTCAG AAGCACGGTCTGTGCTCTGGGCAATAACAAACTGACTCATCGGCAGTTTCTCCGTCTGCCCGAAACCGTCAGAACCAACATCGTGCCCTTCAGCGTGGGCAGCGGACTGTGCTCTGTCCCCTTCACGCAG CAAGCAGAACAACTGTCTCATGAATCTCTGATCCGAAGAGCCTCAAACCTTGTTTTGGACAGCGCCAATACCTACCTCTCCCAGACCACCCTGGCCCTTGTGGACTCCCTCACACAGTATGCCAAA GCACTGCACACCCTCATTGCCCTGCAGAGGAGGTACCTGGCCTCCATCGGAAAGCTGACCCCCGCGGAGGAGGACAGCATTTGGCAGGTTATCATTGGCCAGCGCGTTGAG GTTGGTGACAGACTGGAGGCCTGCAATCGATTTGAATCCAACTGGTTGAATGCCGTCAACATCTGTGAATTAGCCGCAGAGACCGCACATAGCTCAG GAGCGGAGCATGCGTCTGTGGCGGCCAAGACCCAGGTGCAGATGGCCCAGTTCCAGGTTGAGGAGGTGCGGAGGCTGGTGAAGGAGGCCGAGAGGAAGCTGGCCGAGACCAAGGCCGAGGAGATCCAGAGGATGGCCGAGTACGCCTCCTCCAGCCACGACATCAACGTGGAGGACATCCCCGAGGCCTACCTGAGGGAAGACTAG
- the LOC134453895 gene encoding odorant receptor 131-2-like, with the protein MNSSNSSGGGGGGESGGQASNSSEGGGRLFTGNDPVRLSVTTALAQIFVWPFVYIDLFMFVVFLKRHVLRAEARYMLFAQTLIADTAFLLSTNFVVITYQVFLLLPVRACLPLALLMGGLTHVSPTTIVAMCVERYVAICLPLRHVHIFSPGRTLLVIALVWLIAFSKPFIDFMLFLSYVTQSYFDRPAFCYYEIILLEDWHMIMRGNLFILNYVLVLLILAFCYGSIMHVARRASGQNKQAASKGQRTLLFHVLQLVMCTLEVTGPLIEARVLKTGNVNTYLIVRYFNFLAFSVFSRAMSPLVYGLRDEKFNAGMRYYARCGMSQVSGVDEKPNARPDV; encoded by the exons ATGAACTCCAGCAACagcagtggcggcggcggcgggggcGAGAGTGGGGGCCAGGCCAGCAACAGCAGCGAGGGAGGGGGGAGGCTCTTCACGGGGAACGACCCGGTGCGCCTGAGCGTCACCACGGCCCTGGCGCAGATCTTCGTCTGGCCCTTCGTCTACATCGACCTCTTCATGTTCGTGGTCTTCCTCAAGCGGCACGTGCTGAGGGCCGAGGCGCGCTACATGCTGTTCGCACAGACCCTCATCGCCGACACCGCCTTCCTGCTCAGCACCAACTTTGTGGTGATCACCTACCAG GTGTTCCTGCTGCTGCCCGTGCGCGCCTGCCTGCCGCTGGCCCTGCTGATGGGCGGCCTCACGCACGTCTCCCCCACCACCATCGTGGCCATGTGCGTGGAGCGCTACGTGGCCATCTGCCTGCCGCTGCGCCACGTGCACATCTTCTCGCCGGGCCGCACGCTCCTGGTCATCGCCCTGGTGTGGCTCATCGCCTTCTCCAAGCCCTTCatcgacttcatgctcttcctcAGCTACGTGACGCAGAGCTACTTCGACCGGCCGGCCTTCTGCTACTACGAGATCATCCTGCTGGAGGACTGGCACATGATCATGCGCGGCAACCTCTTCATCCTCAACTACGTGCTGGTGCTGCTCATCCTGGCCTTCTGCTACGGCTCCATCATGCACGTGGCGCGCCGGGCCTCGGGCCAGAACAAGCAGGCCGCCTCGAAGGGACAGCGGACGCTGCTCTTCCACGTGCTGCAGCTGGTCATGTGCACCCTGGAGGTGACGGGCCCGCTGATCGAGGCGCGCGTCCTGAAGACAGGCAACGTCAACACCTACCTCATCGTGCGCTACTTCAACTTCCTGGCCTTCTCCGTCTTCTCCCGGGCCATGAGCCCGCTGGTGTACGGCCTGCGGGACGAGAAGTTCAACGCCGGGATGAGATACTACGCCAGGTGTGGCATGAGCCAGGTCTCAGGTGTGGATGAAAAGCCAAACGCTCGTCCGGATGTCTGA
- the LOC134453711 gene encoding odorant receptor 131-2-like, whose product MILAMCLERYVAVCMPLRHVNVFTPDRTLLIIAFVWLLSFIRPVVDLVILLTYIAESYFHTMASCSYEVLLQQGWHMMMRGNVYILKLVFTVVILCFTYGSIMHVARRASGDDRQAASKGQRTMLLHALQLFFCTLEAVSPFIEARVLELRDINVFLIVRYFDFLAFHIFSRAISPLIYGFRDEKFHLALKYYACCKVNQISSQQADALAPQWQVKSTNKKELQSTVT is encoded by the coding sequence ATGATCCTGGCCATGTGCCTGGAGCGCTACGTGGCCGTCTGCATGCCGCTGCGCCACGTGAACGTCTTCACGCCCGACCGCACCCTCCTCATCATCGCCTTCGTCTGGCTCCTCTCCTTCATACGGCCCGTGGTGGACCTGGTGATCCTCCTCACCTACATCGCCGAGAGCTACTTCCACACCATGGCCTCCTGCTCCTACGAGGTGCTGCTGCAGCAGGGCTGGCACATGATGATGCGGGGCAACGTCTACATCCTGAAGCTGGTCTTCACCGTGGTCATCCTCTGCTTCACCTACGGCTCCATCATGCACGTGGCCCGGAGGGCCTCGGGGGACGACCGGCAGGCGGCCTCCAAGGGCCAGCGCACCATGCTGCTGCACGCGCTGCAGCTGTTCTTCTGCACCCTGGAGGCCGTGAGCCCGTTCATCGAGGCCCGCGTGCTGGAGCTGAGGGACATCAACGTCTTCTTGATCGTGCGCTACTTTGACTTTTTGGCGTTTCACATTTTCTCCCGGGCCATCAGCCCTCTCATCTACGGCTTCAGGGATGAGAAGTTCCACCTGGCGCTGAAGTACTACGCCTGCTGTAAGGTGAATCAGATATCGTCACAACAAGCAGATGCACTCGCACCACAGTGGCAAGTCAAAAGTACAAATAAAAAGGAGCTACAAAGTACTGTAACATAA